A stretch of Clostridia bacterium DNA encodes these proteins:
- a CDS encoding ATP-binding protein gives VSVFNTGEHIPEECMDSIWISFYKIDKARTRSHGGTGLGLSIVKAVQKAHGNECGCENVDGGVVFWFDVDLA, from the coding sequence AGTGTCCGTGTTCAACACCGGCGAACACATACCTGAGGAATGTATGGATTCGATCTGGATCAGCTTCTACAAGATCGATAAGGCGCGCACGCGCAGCCACGGAGGCACAGGGCTGGGCTTAAGCATCGTGAAAGCAGTCCAGAAGGCTCACGGCAACGAGTGCGGGTGCGAGAACGTCGACGGTGGAGTTGTGTTCTGGTTCGATGTCGACCTCGCGTAG